In Thiovibrio frasassiensis, one DNA window encodes the following:
- the mtnA gene encoding S-methyl-5-thioribose-1-phosphate isomerase has protein sequence MRVADTPHRTIWPSPTEPAVVKIIDQRHLPHRFVIEELRTVTEVCTAIREMHVRGAGLIGATAGFGMHLAALSAPEHDFAGFLRKAAEDLIRTRPTASNLAWAVNRQLDAIGQETTLAAKRARAFAVACEIADEDAEFCRRLGEHGKEIIAEISRKKKGGVVHILTHCNAGWLAFVDYGSATAPIYAAHREGIKVHVWVDETRPWLQGAKLTAWELKEEGIPHTLIADNTGGHLMQHGMVDLVIVGTDRTTRRGDVANKIGTYLKALAAHDNGIPFYVALPSSTFDWTIRDGLTEIAIEERSGEEITHIRGLSETAEMTTIAIAPPDTPTLNYGFDVTPARLITGLISERGIMAANEEDILRLYPEQR, from the coding sequence ATGCGCGTTGCCGACACACCCCACCGAACCATCTGGCCTTCTCCCACAGAGCCAGCCGTGGTCAAGATTATCGACCAGCGTCACCTGCCCCACCGTTTTGTGATCGAGGAGCTGCGCACGGTTACCGAGGTCTGCACAGCCATCCGGGAGATGCATGTCCGCGGGGCCGGGCTCATCGGCGCCACGGCGGGTTTCGGCATGCACCTTGCGGCCCTGAGCGCGCCGGAGCATGATTTTGCCGGGTTTCTGCGGAAGGCGGCCGAGGATCTGATCCGGACCCGGCCCACCGCCAGCAACCTGGCCTGGGCTGTGAACCGGCAGCTTGACGCCATCGGCCAGGAAACCACCCTGGCCGCGAAACGGGCCCGAGCCTTTGCGGTTGCCTGCGAGATTGCCGACGAGGATGCGGAGTTCTGCCGGAGGCTCGGCGAGCACGGCAAGGAGATCATTGCCGAGATCAGCCGGAAGAAAAAAGGGGGAGTGGTGCATATCCTCACCCACTGCAATGCGGGCTGGCTCGCCTTTGTGGATTACGGCTCCGCCACCGCTCCCATCTATGCCGCCCATCGCGAAGGGATTAAGGTGCATGTCTGGGTGGATGAAACCCGCCCCTGGCTGCAGGGGGCCAAGCTCACCGCCTGGGAGCTGAAAGAGGAAGGGATACCCCACACCCTGATCGCCGACAATACCGGCGGCCATCTCATGCAACACGGGATGGTGGATCTGGTCATCGTCGGCACGGACCGCACCACCCGCCGCGGCGATGTGGCCAACAAGATCGGCACCTACCTCAAGGCTCTGGCCGCCCACGACAACGGAATCCCTTTTTATGTGGCCCTGCCCTCCTCCACCTTTGACTGGACGATTCGAGACGGTCTTACTGAAATTGCCATCGAAGAGCGGAGCGGCGAGGAGATCACCCATATCCGGGGCTTGAGCGAGACGGCGGAAATGACCACCATCGCCATTGCCCCGCCGGATACACCTACCTTGAACTATGGCTTCGACGTCACCCCGGCCCGCTTGATCACAGGGTTGATCAGCGAACGCGGGATCATGGCGGCCAACGAAGAGGATATCCTGCGGTTGTACCCGGAACAGAGGTGA
- the ftsH gene encoding ATP-dependent zinc metalloprotease FtsH: MEKKFQFSLSYLFIALAIFILLQNWLSPQINNVSYTQFKSYVADKKINSVVISSTLLKGYEKVETDMKEPMFPKALYVTPRIDDRNLVDFLEKYGVDIIAANENTFLRTLLSWILPTLFFVGIWMFMMKRMGQAGGGMMTLGKSKAKIIAQTDLGVDFNSVAGQDEAKVELAEVIEFLKTPEKFTRLGAKIPKGILLVGPPGTGKTLLAKAVAGESGVPFFSISGSDFIEMFVGLGAARVRDLFEQANAKAPCIVFIDELDSLGKARGSGMMGGHDEREQTLNQLLAEMDGFEVNKGVVILAATNRPEILDPALLRPGRFDRHILVDRPDLKERVAILAVHAKGIKLDLEVDLEIIARRTPGFTGADLANLVNEATLLAVRKGKEQVEATEFEEAIDRIVAGLEKKNRVLNETEKKTVAYHETGHALVATFRKTAEKVHKISIVPRGIGALGYTMQLPTEDRFLMSKTELLEKIDVLLGGRAAEKIVFNEITTGAQNDLQRATDIARSMVAMYGMNEKLGQVTYLQQANQFLQQGQGLFQQKEFSDQTALLIDEEVRKIIDARMVLVEETLAEQRPLLEKIAKVLLEKEALDDEEFKALVGEGV; the protein is encoded by the coding sequence ATGGAAAAAAAATTCCAGTTTTCTCTCAGCTATCTCTTCATCGCCCTGGCCATCTTCATCCTGCTCCAGAACTGGCTTTCTCCGCAGATCAACAATGTTTCCTACACCCAGTTCAAGAGCTACGTGGCGGATAAAAAGATCAATTCCGTGGTCATTTCCTCGACCCTGCTCAAGGGGTATGAAAAGGTTGAGACGGACATGAAGGAGCCCATGTTTCCCAAGGCGCTGTATGTGACCCCGCGCATTGATGACCGTAACCTTGTGGATTTTTTGGAAAAATATGGGGTCGACATCATTGCGGCCAATGAAAATACCTTTCTCCGCACCCTGCTCTCCTGGATTCTGCCCACCCTCTTTTTTGTCGGGATCTGGATGTTCATGATGAAACGCATGGGTCAGGCGGGCGGAGGCATGATGACCCTGGGCAAGTCCAAGGCCAAGATCATCGCCCAGACCGATCTGGGCGTTGATTTTAACTCGGTGGCCGGGCAGGACGAGGCCAAGGTGGAATTGGCCGAGGTGATCGAATTCTTGAAGACCCCGGAGAAGTTCACCCGTCTGGGGGCCAAGATTCCCAAGGGCATCCTCCTGGTCGGCCCTCCGGGCACGGGCAAGACCCTGCTGGCCAAGGCGGTGGCCGGGGAGTCCGGGGTGCCGTTTTTCTCGATCAGCGGTTCGGATTTCATCGAGATGTTCGTGGGGTTGGGCGCGGCCAGGGTGCGGGATCTTTTCGAGCAGGCCAACGCCAAGGCGCCCTGCATCGTCTTCATCGACGAGCTGGATTCCCTGGGCAAGGCCAGGGGCAGCGGCATGATGGGGGGGCATGATGAGCGGGAACAGACCCTCAACCAGCTGCTCGCCGAGATGGACGGCTTTGAGGTGAACAAGGGGGTGGTGATCCTGGCCGCCACCAACCGGCCGGAGATCCTGGATCCGGCCCTGCTGCGGCCGGGCCGCTTCGACCGGCATATCCTGGTGGACCGGCCCGACCTCAAGGAGCGGGTGGCGATTCTGGCGGTGCATGCCAAGGGAATCAAGCTGGACCTGGAGGTCGATCTTGAGATCATCGCCCGCCGCACCCCGGGGTTTACCGGGGCGGATCTGGCCAATCTGGTCAACGAGGCGACCCTGCTCGCGGTGCGCAAGGGCAAGGAGCAGGTGGAGGCGACGGAATTTGAAGAGGCCATCGACCGGATCGTGGCCGGCTTGGAGAAGAAAAATCGGGTGCTCAACGAGACCGAGAAGAAGACCGTTGCCTATCACGAAACCGGGCATGCCCTGGTGGCCACCTTCCGCAAGACCGCGGAAAAGGTGCACAAGATCAGCATCGTGCCCCGCGGGATCGGCGCCCTGGGCTACACCATGCAGCTGCCCACCGAGGACCGTTTTCTGATGTCCAAGACCGAGCTGCTGGAGAAGATCGATGTGCTGCTGGGGGGCAGGGCCGCGGAAAAGATTGTTTTCAACGAGATCACCACCGGCGCCCAGAACGATCTGCAGCGGGCCACGGATATCGCCCGCAGCATGGTGGCCATGTATGGGATGAACGAAAAGCTCGGCCAGGTAACCTACCTGCAGCAGGCCAACCAGTTTCTGCAGCAGGGTCAGGGTTTGTTTCAGCAGAAGGAGTTCAGCGATCAGACCGCCCTGCTCATTGACGAGGAGGTGCGCAAGATCATCGATGCGCGCATGGTGTTGGTGGAAGAGACCCTAGCCGAACAGCGCCCCTTGCTGGAAAAGATCGCCAAGGTCCTGCTTGAGAAAGAAGCCCTGGACGATGAAGAGTTCAAGGCCCTGGTGGGGGAAGGGGTTTAG
- the gyrB gene encoding DNA topoisomerase (ATP-hydrolyzing) subunit B, translated as MTEGQKNYGADQIKVLSGLEGVRMRPAMYIGNTAEEGLHHLIYEVVDNSIDEALAGHCTDIKVIFHRDGSCSVEDNGRGIPVEMHEEGMSALELVMCTLHAGGKFDHDTYKVSGGLHGVGVSVVNALSKWATAEVKRNGKIHRQTYHLGIRQGDMETFGESDKTGTKITFMPDPEIFKETTEFKYDIIQARMREVAFLNKEVKILLHDERTGAEDIFHFEGGIISYIEYLNRNRTHIHPDPVFIAGERDNVQVEVAFQYFDGYSERLFSFVNNINTKEGGTHVAGFRGALTRCINKYASDDVVPKNMKEKMGGDDVREGLTCVVSVRVPDPQFEGQTKTKLGNSEVKSIVEAVCHEKLSIYLEQNPQIARKILTKVVDAARAREAARRAKELSRKKGSGLDLLMAGKLAECQSKDPKAREIFLVEGDSAGGSAKQGRDRSVQAILPLRGKIMNVEKARFDKILSSEEIKQIISALGTGIGRDEFDLDKLRYHKIIIMTDADVDGAHIRTLLLTFFYRQMLPLVENGNIYIGQPPLFRLGRGKKEQYFSDEQELNQYLFAQASTSVQVTVGASKEKMAGEDLITLLKNLSGYQKIIEYLTRINLWEEMVHFLLDNDISSADQFEDQNLVEHLREQLHSKDLILGTVRACRWRPSCWEFDAAIKDKAHMMITVGPQIPLISEYRSAMRQYGQIKQYLTTDFTVETANKEIAVPNWLELLTIVRQESFRGSNLQRYKGLGEMNPEQLWDTTMNPDKRTLLRVSIDDAALADDMFTCLMGDKVEPRREFIQNHALEVADLDI; from the coding sequence TTGACTGAAGGACAGAAAAATTACGGAGCGGATCAGATCAAGGTTCTTTCCGGCCTTGAAGGCGTCCGGATGCGGCCGGCCATGTACATCGGCAATACGGCGGAAGAGGGTCTGCACCATCTGATTTACGAGGTGGTGGATAACAGTATCGACGAAGCCCTGGCCGGCCATTGCACGGACATCAAAGTTATTTTTCACCGAGACGGCAGCTGCAGCGTCGAGGATAACGGACGCGGCATCCCGGTGGAGATGCACGAAGAAGGGATGTCCGCCCTGGAATTGGTCATGTGCACCCTGCATGCGGGCGGCAAGTTCGACCACGACACCTACAAGGTTTCCGGCGGCTTGCACGGCGTGGGTGTTTCGGTGGTCAACGCCCTGAGCAAATGGGCCACGGCCGAGGTAAAAAGAAACGGCAAGATCCATCGCCAGACCTACCATCTTGGGATCCGCCAAGGCGACATGGAAACCTTCGGCGAGTCGGATAAGACCGGCACCAAGATCACCTTCATGCCGGACCCGGAGATCTTCAAGGAAACCACCGAGTTCAAATACGACATCATCCAGGCCCGCATGCGGGAAGTGGCCTTTTTGAACAAGGAGGTCAAGATCCTCCTCCACGACGAGCGGACCGGGGCCGAGGATATCTTTCACTTCGAAGGCGGGATCATTTCCTATATCGAATACCTCAACCGCAACCGGACCCATATCCATCCCGATCCGGTCTTTATTGCCGGCGAACGGGACAATGTCCAGGTGGAGGTAGCGTTTCAGTATTTCGACGGCTACTCCGAGCGGTTGTTCTCTTTTGTTAATAATATCAACACCAAGGAAGGCGGCACCCATGTCGCCGGTTTTAGGGGGGCGTTGACGCGGTGCATAAACAAGTATGCCAGCGACGACGTGGTGCCCAAGAACATGAAGGAGAAGATGGGCGGGGACGATGTGCGAGAGGGGTTGACCTGCGTGGTTTCCGTCCGCGTTCCCGACCCGCAGTTCGAAGGGCAGACCAAGACCAAGCTGGGCAACAGCGAGGTCAAATCCATCGTGGAAGCGGTCTGTCACGAAAAGCTCTCCATCTACCTGGAACAGAACCCCCAGATAGCCAGGAAGATTCTCACCAAGGTGGTGGATGCGGCCCGGGCCCGCGAAGCGGCCCGGCGCGCCAAGGAACTTTCCCGCAAGAAAGGCTCCGGCCTTGATCTGCTCATGGCGGGCAAGCTGGCCGAATGCCAGTCCAAGGATCCCAAGGCCAGGGAGATCTTCCTGGTCGAGGGTGATTCCGCCGGCGGCTCGGCCAAACAGGGACGGGATCGTTCCGTACAGGCGATCCTCCCTCTGCGCGGCAAGATCATGAACGTGGAAAAGGCCCGCTTCGACAAGATCCTCTCCAGCGAGGAAATCAAGCAGATCATCTCCGCGCTCGGCACCGGCATCGGCCGCGATGAGTTCGATCTCGATAAACTCCGCTACCACAAGATCATCATCATGACCGATGCGGACGTCGACGGCGCCCATATCCGCACCCTGCTCCTCACCTTTTTCTACCGGCAGATGCTGCCCCTGGTGGAAAACGGCAATATCTACATCGGCCAGCCGCCCCTGTTTCGCTTGGGCCGCGGCAAGAAAGAGCAGTATTTTTCCGACGAGCAAGAGCTCAACCAGTATCTCTTCGCCCAGGCCAGCACCAGCGTCCAGGTGACGGTGGGCGCGAGCAAGGAGAAGATGGCGGGCGAGGATCTCATCACCCTGCTGAAAAACCTTTCCGGCTACCAGAAGATCATCGAGTACCTGACCCGCATCAACCTCTGGGAAGAGATGGTCCATTTTCTCCTGGACAACGACATCAGCTCGGCGGATCAGTTTGAAGACCAGAACCTGGTGGAGCACCTCAGGGAACAGCTGCACAGCAAGGATCTGATCCTCGGCACTGTCCGTGCCTGTCGCTGGCGTCCGAGCTGCTGGGAGTTCGATGCGGCGATCAAGGACAAGGCCCACATGATGATCACCGTTGGCCCGCAGATCCCGCTGATCAGCGAATACCGTTCCGCCATGCGTCAGTATGGGCAGATCAAACAGTATCTCACCACCGATTTCACCGTGGAGACCGCCAACAAAGAGATCGCGGTGCCCAATTGGCTGGAGCTGCTCACCATTGTCCGGCAGGAGTCCTTCCGGGGGAGCAACCTCCAGCGCTACAAGGGTCTTGGTGAAATGAATCCCGAGCAGCTCTGGGATACCACGATGAATCCGGACAAACGGACCCTGCTGCGGGTGAGTATCGACGATGCGGCCCTGGCCGACGATATGTTTACCTGCCTGATGGGCGATAAGGTGGAGCCAAGGCGCGAGTTTATCCAGAATCACGCTCTTGAGGTTGCGGACCTCGATATCTAA
- a CDS encoding ComF family protein: MTQVRNRNSRSYQATAVALAAFCHCGKRFFQSLLDLLLPSFCLACTKPLGFSPELLFCPDCLGKIHVIQSPLCPCCGRTFLVAAGPDHHCGHCLMPQLAAVAGADWIVPVPLHPKRLRERGFNQALLLARAFFPKDRRITHDLLVRTRVTEPQTRFNGKARRTNLKNAFGVVKPQHIPGKKILLIDDVFTTGTTVNECARVLKKAGAADVMVLTLARVKEDY; the protein is encoded by the coding sequence ATGACACAGGTCCGCAACAGAAATTCCAGAAGTTACCAAGCAACCGCTGTTGCACTCGCAGCTTTTTGCCATTGCGGCAAACGGTTTTTTCAATCCCTCCTCGATCTCCTGCTTCCCTCGTTTTGTCTTGCCTGCACCAAACCGCTGGGTTTCTCGCCGGAGCTCCTCTTCTGTCCGGACTGTCTGGGGAAGATTCATGTTATCCAGAGCCCGCTCTGCCCCTGTTGCGGCCGCACCTTTCTCGTGGCCGCCGGCCCCGATCACCACTGCGGCCACTGCCTCATGCCCCAACTGGCGGCGGTGGCTGGGGCCGACTGGATCGTACCCGTGCCGTTGCACCCGAAACGTCTGCGGGAGCGCGGCTTCAACCAGGCCCTGCTCCTGGCCCGCGCCTTCTTCCCAAAAGACCGACGGATCACCCACGATCTCCTGGTCCGAACCAGGGTGACCGAGCCGCAGACCCGTTTCAACGGGAAGGCCCGCCGCACCAATCTCAAAAATGCCTTTGGGGTTGTAAAACCTCAACACATTCCCGGGAAAAAGATTCTCCTCATCGATGATGTCTTCACCACCGGCACCACGGTGAACGAATGCGCCAGGGTTTTGAAAAAAGCGGGTGCGGCCGATGTGATGGTGCTGACGTTGGCCAGGGTCAAGGAGGACTACTAG
- the yfcD gene encoding NUDIX hydrolase YfcD: protein MNPGDEIVLIVDELNHEVAHVPRRVMREGGLIHRACYILVFNRKQEIFVQKRTMSKDIYPGYLDVATGGVVLAGESYEQSAKRELAEELGVHKVGLTSHFDFYHEADNNRVWGRVFSCLAEGPFVLQPEEVEDGFFLGMDELQSLAAAAQFTPDGLMVLKRFMAE from the coding sequence ATGAATCCAGGTGATGAAATTGTTCTGATCGTTGATGAGCTGAACCACGAGGTGGCGCATGTGCCCCGACGGGTGATGCGGGAGGGGGGCCTCATCCACCGGGCCTGCTACATCCTGGTCTTTAACCGGAAGCAGGAAATCTTTGTCCAGAAACGGACCATGAGCAAGGATATCTATCCCGGTTACCTGGATGTCGCCACCGGCGGCGTGGTCCTGGCCGGGGAATCCTACGAGCAATCGGCAAAACGCGAACTGGCCGAAGAGCTGGGCGTGCACAAGGTTGGTCTGACCAGCCATTTCGATTTTTATCATGAAGCCGACAACAACCGGGTCTGGGGTCGCGTCTTTTCCTGCTTGGCAGAGGGCCCCTTCGTCCTGCAGCCGGAAGAGGTGGAAGACGGGTTTTTTCTCGGGATGGATGAGCTGCAATCCCTCGCCGCTGCCGCACAATTTACCCCGGATGGCCTGATGGTGCTCAAAAGATTTATGGCCGAATGA
- the dnaN gene encoding DNA polymerase III subunit beta — protein sequence MSLIFNISRDDFLAGLASLQNVTGKKGNIAILSNILIESKTDSLLLTATDLEIGIRNSLPAEILSPGSITLPAKKIFEIVRESGADQIHIEILENNWAKITADSTDYKLAGMPSEEFPAFPEYDENNLVSLASDKIKELIDKTIFSVAPEGESQFNLTGILVEKDVADGKNMLRMVSSDGHRLSLCETTVENDLSGLKMEKIILIPRKGMQEIRKFSENAAEIQISFEEKQAVIKTDHSLIVVRLMNGDFPDYKNIFNMIKKEKFIALKRIQFMNSMKKMNLFTEDRYNAVQFHIKPDKLVLSSQSMDIGSAKDEIEISYDASPLKLGFNGKYFIETMQVMSSDIIKAYINSEESPCMIQGDDDPGFASIIMPMKI from the coding sequence ATGTCCCTTATTTTTAATATCTCCCGAGATGATTTTTTAGCAGGCCTTGCTTCCCTGCAAAATGTAACCGGTAAAAAGGGAAATATTGCTATTCTCTCCAACATCCTGATCGAGTCAAAAACCGACTCACTTCTTTTAACCGCCACGGATCTTGAAATAGGCATTCGCAACTCCCTGCCTGCAGAGATTCTCTCCCCCGGTTCCATTACTCTCCCTGCGAAAAAGATTTTTGAAATCGTAAGGGAATCCGGTGCGGATCAGATCCATATCGAAATATTGGAAAACAATTGGGCAAAGATCACTGCCGATTCAACGGACTATAAGCTGGCCGGTATGCCCAGTGAAGAATTTCCCGCTTTTCCGGAATACGATGAAAACAATCTTGTTTCCCTGGCAAGCGACAAAATTAAGGAACTCATCGATAAAACGATTTTTTCCGTGGCCCCGGAAGGAGAATCCCAATTCAACCTCACCGGTATTCTGGTGGAAAAGGATGTTGCGGACGGAAAAAACATGCTCCGTATGGTTTCCTCGGACGGCCATCGCCTCTCCCTGTGTGAAACCACGGTGGAGAATGATTTAAGCGGCCTAAAAATGGAAAAGATCATTCTTATCCCCCGGAAGGGGATGCAGGAGATCCGTAAATTTTCCGAAAACGCAGCAGAGATACAAATATCATTTGAAGAAAAACAGGCAGTTATAAAAACAGATCATTCTCTCATCGTTGTCCGTTTGATGAATGGTGATTTCCCTGATTATAAAAATATCTTCAATATGATTAAAAAAGAAAAATTTATTGCATTAAAAAGAATTCAATTCATGAATTCGATGAAGAAAATGAATCTTTTTACGGAAGATCGTTACAATGCGGTCCAGTTTCACATTAAACCAGATAAATTGGTTCTTTCTTCACAAAGCATGGATATAGGCAGCGCCAAGGATGAAATAGAGATAAGTTATGATGCTTCTCCATTAAAACTCGGTTTCAATGGCAAATATTTCATTGAAACCATGCAGGTCATGTCCAGTGACATTATCAAGGCGTATATCAATTCCGAAGAAAGCCCCTGTATGATTCAAGGCGACGATGATCCAGGTTTTGCCAGTATCATCATGCCCATGAAGATATAG
- a CDS encoding serine hydrolase domain-containing protein — translation MGVAWGLGEKRKSLIQPYGYTDYSQEKRVTAVTVYDLASLTKPLATVLAVLTLLQEQRLQISDLVSDIFPQASNSFLHRVSIKDLLCHCSGFPAHKPYYLELIRLPAEKRKEMLLNLLFTEAPAYETGTASVYSDLGFMLLGLIVEKKSGCRLDHFFREKIAEPLGIAEKIFYGTTGPEGKGEISKALYAPTEECPFRKRLLCGEVSDENCHALGGVAGHAGLFGTIEGVLEMGVQLLEQWQGRKEHSSYRASDLQRFLIPRNIPGSTWALGFDTPSATGSSGGRYLAPTSVGHLGFTGTSLWIDPTRDLVMVLLSNRVHPSRENIRIKQFRPLFHETVMESLGLV, via the coding sequence ATGGGTGTTGCCTGGGGATTGGGGGAGAAAAGAAAGAGCCTGATCCAGCCGTACGGATACACCGATTATAGCCAGGAAAAACGGGTTACTGCTGTCACGGTTTACGACCTGGCCTCCTTGACCAAACCGCTGGCTACAGTCTTGGCGGTGCTCACCTTGTTGCAAGAGCAGCGGCTGCAAATTTCCGACCTGGTCTCGGACATCTTCCCCCAGGCAAGCAATTCCTTTCTGCACAGGGTCTCGATTAAAGATCTTCTCTGTCATTGCTCGGGTTTTCCTGCCCATAAACCCTATTATCTCGAATTGATCCGGCTGCCTGCGGAAAAAAGAAAAGAGATGCTTCTCAATCTGCTTTTTACGGAAGCACCGGCCTATGAAACAGGCACTGCCTCCGTTTACAGCGATCTTGGTTTTATGTTGCTCGGATTGATTGTGGAGAAGAAAAGCGGTTGCAGGCTGGACCATTTTTTTCGAGAAAAGATCGCCGAGCCGTTGGGGATTGCGGAAAAGATCTTCTATGGCACCACAGGGCCAGAGGGAAAAGGGGAGATCTCTAAAGCACTCTATGCCCCCACGGAGGAGTGTCCTTTTCGGAAGCGGCTTCTCTGTGGAGAGGTGAGCGATGAGAACTGTCATGCCCTGGGAGGGGTGGCAGGGCATGCTGGGTTGTTCGGTACCATCGAGGGGGTGTTGGAGATGGGGGTGCAGCTGCTCGAGCAATGGCAGGGGCGCAAGGAGCATTCCAGCTACCGGGCAAGCGATCTGCAGCGATTTTTAATCCCTCGGAATATCCCGGGCTCCACCTGGGCCCTCGGCTTTGATACCCCATCCGCCACAGGTTCCAGCGGGGGCAGATATCTTGCTCCCACCAGCGTCGGCCATCTCGGCTTTACCGGAACCTCCTTGTGGATCGACCCGACCCGTGATCTGGTCATGGTGCTCTTGAGCAATCGGGTGCATCCCAGCCGGGAGAATATTCGGATTAAGCAGTTTCGCCCTCTGTTTCACGAGACGGTGATGGAGAGTCTGGGTTTGGTGTAA